The segment GGATCTGCCTCAACGCCGTTCACGTCATACCCTACAGGGCGGTCCAGGCGGAGCAGGTGGTTATCGGCAAGAAAATAGATGAAGCGCTGGCTGAAGAAGCGGGCCAGGCCGCTGTATCCGCAGCCAAACCGCTCGAACACAACAAGTACATGGTGGCGGTCGCCAGGACGCTGGTTAA is part of the Dehalococcoidia bacterium genome and harbors:
- a CDS encoding molybdopterin dehydrogenase, with protein sequence ICLNAVHVIPYRAVQAEQVVIGKKIDEALAEEAGQAAVSAAKPLEHNKYMVAVARTLVKRCILACEGK